In the genome of Candidatus Poribacteria bacterium, the window CTGGACGCAAAGCATTACCCGTTCAGGCAGATGTATCACAATCTACTGATGTCAATGCCGCTGTGGAAAAAGTGATTTCCACCTTTAGTCGTGTTGACATTCTCGTCAACAATGCCGGCATTGCGGGACGGACACTGCCATTAACCGACTTAGAAGAATCGGATTGGGATGCCGTGATGGGTGTAAATCTCACAGGCGTTTTTCTCTGCTGCAAAGCAGTCATTCGTCCGATGATTGCGCAGGATTACGGGAGGATTGTGAACATTGCCTCAATTGCTGGCAAGGAGGGCAATCCGACGCTCATCCCGTATTCGGTGTCTAAGGCGGGGGTCATCTGCCTGACAAAAGCACTGGCGAAAGAGGTAACCGACTATAACATCCGTGTGAACGCCGTATCCCCCGCGGTGATCCAAACACCGATATTGGAAGGCATGGCGCAATCGACGATTGACTATATGGTGGGTAAAATTCCGTTGGGACGTGTCGGGAAACCGGAAGAAGTTGCGGCTGTGGTGAATTTCTTGGCTTCAGATGAGGCGAGTTTCGTGACAGGGCAATGCTACGATGTCAGCGGTGGAAGAGCGACGTATTAGGTAGCAGTCAGCTGTCTGTATTCCGATGAATCAAGGAAGAGCGCGGCCGGGAGATCGATCCTACAGAAAGAGGCGGAGTTTTACCTCCGCCTCTAACTTATAGTCTCTCAATTGAAAAATCGTTTCTATTCTGCGATACAGTAGAGATACTGACCGCCGCGGAGGAATAACTCCGAACCCACAACTGCAGGTGAAGCGTTGAAGCTATCGTCCAACGTGTTTTCCGCTATGATTGTAAATTCGGGACCGTGCTGGAGAACGTTCACGGTTCCGTTCCGTCCGGTGATGTAAACGCGATCCGATGCCCCAACAATCGAAGCGTAGACCCCAGAAACACCCTGTAACCGTTTCGGACCGTAGTGCGCCTCACCAGTTTTAACATTGAAAGCAGTGAGGATACCGTCGTTGCTTTTCAAGAAATAGAGTATATCACCATAGAGGAGTGGCGACGGAACATAAGGGGTATCCCGACCGTGTTCCCACACAATTGCCCCTGAACTGCTAATATCACCCATTGCTTTTGCAAGATGGACTGCCTTCAAGTCACTGCCTCGGAAACCACTCATCAGATAAACGAACCCGTCAGCAGCGACAGGTGAAGGAATACTATTCGCAGTCAACCCATCGCCTTCCCACAAAAGTTCACCCGTTTCCAAATCGTAACTACGGACACGATTTGTCCCTGCGGTAACCACTTGATATTTCCCATCCTGTTCAACGACAATCGGTGAAAACCAAGTTGTTCTTTCATTGCGGTCGGTCTTCCATAACACATCCCCTGTCCGCTTGTCAAGCGCGGTAATAAAGGAATCACCCTCATGGTCCTGAACAATAACGAGTGTGTTACCGTGAAGAACAGGTGAACTCCCTTCTCCGAAGGTATTGCGTTTATACATCGTGCCAACATCTTTTTCCCATTTCACATTGCCCATCATATCCACACAGTAAAGCCCGCGCGAACCGAAATAAGCATAGATGAACTCACCATCGGTGACCGGAGAGTTTGAAGCGAAAGTGGCATCTTGATGCGTGCCTTCATGGGGATTTAACTCTCGCAGCGTTTTCTGCCAGAGGATACTCCCATCATTTCGATTGATGGCGATAAGATTAAACTTGTA includes:
- a CDS encoding SDR family oxidoreductase codes for the protein MNLTDKIAIVTGAGQGIGKAIAIRLANAGADVGIMDLNMAAAEAVAQEIEATGRKALPVQADVSQSTDVNAAVEKVISTFSRVDILVNNAGIAGRTLPLTDLEESDWDAVMGVNLTGVFLCCKAVIRPMIAQDYGRIVNIASIAGKEGNPTLIPYSVSKAGVICLTKALAKEVTDYNIRVNAVSPAVIQTPILEGMAQSTIDYMVGKIPLGRVGKPEEVAAVVNFLASDEASFVTGQCYDVSGGRATY
- a CDS encoding PQQ-like beta-propeller repeat protein, whose protein sequence is MIKRIAILTVFTLTLTVIAASASQPIGFEKNWHHWRGPHATGVAVEASPPTTWSETENIRWKVAIPGIGHAAPIVWEDKIFIQTAIKGEASKAEAEESGDDNPFSGFFNQRRGRGAVENAYKFNLIAINRNDGSILWQKTLRELNPHEGTHQDATFASNSPVTDGEFIYAYFGSRGLYCVDMMGNVKWEKDVGTMYKRNTFGEGSSPVLHGNTLVIVQDHEGDSFITALDKRTGDVLWKTDRNERTTWFSPIVVEQDGKYQVVTAGTNRVRSYDLETGELLWEGDGLTANSIPSPVAADGFVYLMSGFRGSDLKAVHLAKAMGDISSSGAIVWEHGRDTPYVPSPLLYGDILYFLKSNDGILTAFNVKTGEAHYGPKRLQGVSGVYASIVGASDRVYITGRNGTVNVLQHGPEFTIIAENTLDDSFNASPAVVGSELFLRGGQYLYCIAE